One Nitrospiria bacterium genomic window carries:
- a CDS encoding TMEM175 family protein has translation MRTNRLEAFSDAVIAVIITIMVLEMKVPHGVDTAVLVPVIPVFLSYVLSYVYLGIYWNNHHHMLHLCQKVTGPILWANLHLLFWLSLIPFSTGWMGENHFASAPAALYGFVLLMAAIAYWILQQLIIASQGPDSLLKTAVGGDWKGKLSPVLYAVGILLAYRWQWVSLSLYVFTALLWLIPDRRIENVLKNVETYKGV, from the coding sequence ATGAGAACGAATCGGCTGGAGGCGTTCAGCGATGCTGTCATCGCCGTCATCATCACCATCATGGTGTTGGAGATGAAAGTCCCCCACGGCGTGGACACGGCGGTCCTGGTGCCGGTCATCCCGGTATTCCTGAGCTATGTCCTGAGCTATGTCTACCTCGGTATTTATTGGAACAACCATCACCACATGCTGCATCTGTGTCAAAAGGTCACGGGGCCGATTCTGTGGGCCAATTTGCATCTCTTGTTCTGGCTGTCTCTGATCCCGTTCTCGACAGGCTGGATGGGTGAGAACCACTTCGCCTCCGCACCGGCAGCGCTCTATGGATTCGTGCTCCTGATGGCGGCGATCGCCTACTGGATATTGCAACAGCTGATCATTGCGTCGCAGGGCCCCGACTCATTACTCAAGACGGCGGTCGGGGGGGATTGGAAGGGCAAGCTGTCGCCCGTTTTGTACGCCGTCGGCATTCTTCTGGCATACCGGTGGCAATGGGTTTCCTTGAGCCTCTACGTTTTCACGGCACTCCTCTGGCTCATACCGGATCGACGAATTGAAAACGTGCTGAAAAATGTGGAAACCTATAAAGGGGTCTAA